CCGGGCTGGAGGCCTGAATGCGTTTTGCCTTCCGGCGCATTTCCTGCGCCGCCCCGGTCAGTTCCTCGAAGCTTTCCCCCTTTGCGGCCAGGGCTCCCATGAAGGCGCCGATCTGGGCGTCCGTGGCCTCGCCGTCCAGAATCCGGCCCACAAGACTGGCCATCTGTTCCGCCGGCAAGTCATTGCCTGAAATGATCTCCTGAAGCAGTTGTTTAAACATGTCCATCCCTCCTGTTAATTATTTCAAGGGTCGGGGAGTTTTAGTCTAAAACCCTTGTCATTCCCGCGCAGCGCCTGCCCTGGCTCACCCCTATACCGGGTCAGGCTCTGCGCGGGGATGACGGGAAAAACACCCCGACGGCTCAATTATTTCATTACGCCAACATCCCATTGGTCCGTTCATAGAAATTTCTCAACAGCCGTTTGCCGACCGACGTCATAATCGACTCCGGGTGAAACTGAATCCCCTCGGTGGGATGCTCCTTGTGGCGCACCCCCATGATTTCGCCGTCATCCGCCTCGGCGGTTATTTGCAAAACGTCCGGCAGGGATGCGCGCGAAATGGCCAGCGAATGATAACGCATGGCCGTAAAAGGCGATTTGATACGGTCGTAGATGGTCAGGCCGTCCGTGGTAACCGACGATGTCTTCCCGTGCATGAGGTTGCGGGCCGACACGATCTCGCCGCCAAAAGCCCTGCCGATGGCCTGGTGCCCCAGGCAGACGCCCAGAATGGGAATTTTGCCTGTAAACGCGTGAATGGCATCGATGGAAATGCCGGCTTCATCGGGACGCCCGGGTCCCGGAGAAATGACCAGACCGGAAGGCGATAGCGCTTCCAGTCCGGGGATATCGACGGCGTCGTTCCTGAACACGTTTATTTCTGCACCGATCTCTTCCAGATACTGCACGAGGTTGTAGGTAAAAGAGTCATAGTTGTCGATCATGACGATCATGGTCCGGGTATCCTTTCGTAATGTGGTTGTCATTCTGTCACCTGTTTGAAAATGCCTCGCTCTCAACATGCCGATGCGCTGTTGTTTTCCTCTCAAGGCACCAGCGCAAGCGCCTTCTGTATGGCCATGGCCTTGTTGATGGTCTCCTGGTTCTCCCTCTCGGGATCGGAATCGGCTACGATTCCGGCCCCGGCCCTCACGGTCAGGACACCGTTCTGGATGCAGGCCGTGCGGATAGTAATGGCCATGTCCAGGTTGCCGCTGAAGGAGATATACCCCACCGCCCCGCCGTAAGGCCCGCGTGCGCAGGATTCCATGTCGGCAATAATTTCCATGGCCCGCACCTTGGGCGCCCCTGTCAGCGTCCCGGCCGGGAAGGTCGCCTTGAGCAAATCCCATGCATCGTGCTTTCTTTTCAGGTCGCAGTTGATATTGGACACCATGTGCATGACATGGGAGTAGCGTTCGATGATCATCAGGTCGGTTACCTGGACGCTCCCGGTTTCCGCCACCCGCCCCAGATCGTTACGGCCCAGGTCCACCAGCATGAGGTGCTCAGCCCGTTCCTTTTCGTCTTTCAGCAGTTCGTCCGCCAGAAGGCGGTCCTGCCGGTCCGTTTCGCCGCGCGGCCTGGTGCCGGCAATGGGCCGCAGCGTCGCCACCCCGTTTTCGAGGCGCACCATGGTCTCCGGGGACGAGCCCACCAGCGTCATGTCGTCGTAGTGCATGAAGTAAAGGTAGGGCGACGGATTGACGTATCGCTGCGCCCGGTAAAGGCTCCACGGATCGGGCGGATTGTCGCAGGTGAAAGGCTGGGAAATGACGGCCTGAATGATATCGCCTTTGCGGATGTGATCCTTGACGGCTTCGACTTTGGGCTGGTACGCTCCCTCTTCCGGGTGAACGGCCAGCTTGTGATCCGACCTCTTTTCCGGCCCGCCATTTCCGGGAAGCGGTTTCCCGATCTCCTCTAGAAGGGCCTCGATCCGCCGCGCAGCGGCCGCATACACCTGCCCCGGGTCCTGGTCGTCAGCGGGAAAACCGATCACCAGGCAGAAAAGCGTGTGGCGGATGTTGTCAAAAATGATCAGTTCATCGGGCAAAATGAAGTGTGCCAGCGGTTTGTCGGCATCTTCGTGGTTGGGAATCGCCTCGAAAAAAGAGACCATTTCATACGTCAGATAGCCCACCAATCCCCCCCAGAAGCGGGGCAGATCCGGCATGGTCACAGGCTCGAACTGCGCCATGTACGCTTTCAGTACGGCCAGTGGATCGTTGCCGTGCTCGACGGTCCTGGTGGACCCGTTCTCTTGAATCGTGACCGTATCCCGATAAACCTTCAGGTGGCAGCGCGCGGATACGCCCAAAAAGCTGTACCGCCCCCACTTCTCGCCCCCTTCCACACTTTCCAGGAGAAATATCGGCTTGCCCTGCCGGTAAAATTTTTTCAACAGCGATACGGGTGTTTCCGTATCCGCCAGGATCTCGGCACAGACCGGGACGACGTTGCCGTGCCTTGCCTGTTGGCAAAATTTTTCTCTTTCCGGAAATTGACGAATTTGCATGGGCTGTCCTTCCTTTCACTGCAAAACCCAGCTGAAAACCGGGTTACGATTTTACCCCTAATGGGTGATATTTGATGGGGTGATGGCGTATTGGCGCAATGGGAATGAGCAGGTCATAACGCGCCTATAGATTGCAGGCCACTTCAAAAGCCATCATTCGAACGTTCAGGCTGCTGCACATCTTTCCATCACCACAATACGCCATCACTCCGTGTAATTTTATATGTTAAAACTTTTGTTCTCCGCTCCACCCCGTGTAAAAACGATTATCGTGCCAAAAAGAAAGGGCCGCGAGCGTTGCGCCCGGGGCCCCCTTAAATGAAAAAAGCCGCAGGCACTCTGGCTGCCTGCGGCTTTCATGGTTATTTTGTCTCAGTCAATCAAACGCACGAACTCCCGTCGGCAGGCCCTGTTATGTCAGCCTGCCACCACCAGCTACTCATACGTGTGTTCGGTTTTCTATACATGATGCAATCTTTTTTCCTCAAAAAAAACAGCGACACGGCCGCGCTTCGTAATTCAACGCAGTCGAATACCCATTATACTATTTTTACCGGGGCATCAAGTATTAATTTATGCCTGCAGCACCCCAGCCCACATTTTTTGCGGTCGAGACGCCGGACACCATGAATTCACGCATCGCTTTCCTCCATGCTCTTTTCCAGCTTGCTGTTTAGGCGGTGGAGGGCCTCGATCATTTCCCGCCTGTGCCTGCGGGTATAGGGGTTGTAGCGATGCATGTCCACGAACAGCTGCCAGGTGTCATTTTCCACCACCTCGAGCACGTGCAGCAGACGCTGATAGCCTTCCGTGTCGATACCCAGGGGCTGTGCCCCGAATTCCGAAAGACTGCGCCCGATGAAATGGGTCAAGGCCAGGCTTACGGAAATCTGGCGATCGTGCTCATCCGGCGTGGCCTCGATGGTAAACAGGCCCTTGCCGTCCAGGTACGCCTTTATCTCGAGATAACGCGCCTCGTCAATCCGCTCCCGGCACAGAACGATTTTGCGCCCCTTGAGGGAATCGGCGGCGCTGTCCGGGCCAAACATGGGATGGGTTGCCAGAATGGATACGCCTGCGGGCAGGAGCCTCTGCATCAGCTCAACCGGATAGAGCTTCACCGAGCAGACATCGACGACCAGCGCATCCTTTCGGAGCAGTGGCCGGACCTTTTCGAGGGTTGCGCCGAAAACGGAAATGGGCACCGACAGGATGAGGATCTCTTCTCCGCAGGCCTGTTCGAGCGAAACGGCCGCAGCGCCGCTCTTCTCTATGGCCGATGCATTGTCCCCGCTGTCGTACACCGCCACCTCGAAATCTTCGGCCAGATAGCGGGTCGTCAAGCGGCCAAAACGGCCGAATCCGACGATACCGATCATAACGCCTCCGCCATGCGTTCGAAGCCTTCGACGAGCTCCTCCTCGGGAAGGGCATATGAAATGCGAATGTGGTTTTGCACACCGAACGCCTCGCCGGGAACGACAGCCACCCCGGCCTCCTCGAGCAGTGCGGCGGCCAGGTCTTCGGCCGTTCTGCCGCCGGACAAATGTGCCGACACGTCCGCGAACAGGTAGAAAGCCCCGTGAGGCTCGATACAGGTAAACAGTTTCCCCGCATATCCGTAGGCGATATCCCTCTTGCGCTGCAGGTCCGACCGCATCCATTCAACAAAGGAAGCGTCCATTTTAAGGGCCGCCAGGGCACCTTCCTGGGCAAAGCTGCACACATTCCCGCTCAGGTGGCTCTGCAATGTGGACAAGGCTTCGATGAAAGCCACCGGGGCGGCCACGTACCCGACCCTGAATCCGGTCATGCAGTGACTCTTGGAAAAGCTCCTGACGACCACGCAGCGATCGCGAACCGCCTCGATGGCATAGGGGCTTACAAAGGCCCGTCCGTCATAGGTAAAATACTCGTAGGCCTCGTCGGAAAGAATGTACAAATCATGCCTCAGGGCCAATTCGGCGACGCGCTCCACGTCTTCCCTGGGATACACGGCGCCGGTCGGGTTGTTGGGATTGTTGATCAGGATGATCCGGGTCCTGTCGGTGACGGCGGCGGCGATGGCCTCGCAATCGAGCTGGTGCGCGCGCGTGTCCACGAAGACCGGGATGGCTCCGGCGAGCCGGATCTGCTCCGAAAAGCTGACCCAGTACGGCCGGGGAATGATCACCTGGTCGCCCGGACCGCAAAGCGTCTGGAAGATCGAATAGAGACACTGCTTGGATCCGTTGGACAACAATATGTTGCCGCCGTCATACCCCTCGAACCGTTCCGCAAGCCTGGACCGGAGATCGGCGTTGCCCTGAACCGCCCCGTAGCGGGTCTTGCCGTTTTCAAGCGCGTCGCAGGTGGCTCGAACGATCTCCGGCGGGGTGGGGTATTCCGGTTCGCCCACAGCAAAGCTGATAATCCGCCGGCCCTCCTTTTTTAGCCGCTGCATCAACACCGTGAACTGCACCGTCCTCGACGCCTGTATGCGGCTCATCCGTTCAGCGAAGCGCATGTTGAGCCGTCTCCCTCATTTTCTGCATCAGCAGCATGTCCCCCAATACCAGGGCCGTCATGCCCTCCACGATGGGAACCGCGCGGGGAAGCACGCACGGATCGTGGCGCCCCCTGGCCTCCAGGACCGTCTCGTTGCCGTCAAAGTCCACCGTCTTCTGGGCAAGGCCGATGGTCGCCACGGGCTTGAAAGCCACTCTGAACACGATCGGCTCCCCGTTGGTGATGCCGCCCTGCACTCCACCGCTGTTGTTGGTCTGCGTTCCCAGGCGGTCCCCCTTGCGCACAAAAGGGTCGTTGTGCTCGGACCCGCGCATACGGGTGCCGTCGAATCCGGAACCGATTTCAAAGCCTTTGGTGGCCGGAATGGAAAGCATTGCGTGGGCCAGCAGGGCTTCCATCTTGTCAAACACCGGCTCGCCCAGCCCGGCGGGGACATTCCGGCAGACGCAGGTAATCACGCCGCCAAGGGAGTCGCCCCGGTCCTTGGCGGCCATGATCATGGCCGCCATGGCATCCGCCGTTTCCGCATGGGGGCAGCGGACCGCGTGCACGTCCACATCCGCCCTGCCGATCGTGCCCCAGTCAAAACCGGGCGCATCCAGGGATCCCACGGAGCTGACCCAGGCCAAAATGTCGATGCCGCAAAGCTGCCGGATCACCTTTTCCGCCACCGCCCCGGCGGCCACGCGCGCAATGGTTTCCCTGGCGCTGGCGCGCCCCCCACCGCTGGACGAACGCGTGCCGTATTTGACCTGATAGGTGTAATCGGCATGGGAGGGGCGCGGGACCGTTCTGAGGCTTTGGTAGTCCCCGGGGCGCTGGTCCTTGTTGGCCACGAAAAGCGTAACCGGCACGCCCAGGGTGCGGCCGTTTTCGACTCCCGACAAAATAGCCACCGTGTCCGTCTCCCCCCGGTCCGTGGTCAACCGGCTCTGACCCGGACGCCGGCGGTCCAGCTGGACCTGGATATCCTCTTCCGTAAGGGGCATGCCCGCCGGGCACCCGTCGATCACCACCCCCACGCCCTTGCCATGTGACTCGCCAAAAGTGGTCACCCTCAATACCTGTCCAAACGTACTCGCCATGTCGCTCCCAATTGTCCCACCCAACACGGGGCTCGCCGTATACCGTGCACCCCGGTTTAATATAAGCTATACATAAAGGCCTGAAAAAACCTCCCAGAAATTGGGAAACGATTTTTCCACACAATGCGCGTCCCTGATGACCACGCCCGGTACGGCGAGGCCCGCCACCGCAAAGCTCATGGCAATGCGATGGTCGTCGAAGGTGTCGATTTCGGCCCCGTGCGGGTTGCCGCCTTCCACCACCAGGCCGTCCGCCGTACAAACCGCCGAGATGCCCATCCGGGTCAGTCCGTCGGCCACCGCCGCCAGGCGATCGCTCTCCTTGACCCTGAGATGGGCCACGTTACGGATCCGCGTCGTTCCCCGGGCAAACGCGGAAACGATGGCCAGCGTCGGCACCATGTCGGGCATGTCCGCCATGTCTGCATCGATGGCTTCAAGCCTGCCGCCCTGCAGTCGAATGCCGTCGCGTTCCTCGGTGCAGCGGCATCCCATAGCTTCGAGCAGCCTCACCAGGCGGATATCGCCCTGCAGGGAATCCGTGCGGGTCCCCCGGACCGTTGCCGCTGATCCGGTGACGGCTGCGGCCGCCCAGAAGTAACCGGCCTGGGAACCGTCCGGTTCCACGGCGTAACAGCCGCTCCTGTAGGACTGACGACCCGTCACCTTGAAATAGCGGTGGCCGGATCTCTCCACATGCACGCCGAACTGCTCCATCACATGGATGGTCATGTCGATGTAGGGTTTGGAAACCGGCCCCTCTATGACCTCGATTTCAACGCCCTTTTCCAGATACGGCGCAATCAGAAGCATGGCCGACAAGTACTGACTGCTTTTGCCGCAGCGCAGGCGCAGCGGGCCGCCTGCGCCCTCACCTCCCCTGACTTCCACCGGGGGGCACCCGTTGTTTTTTAGCGCGCGCGCGGGCACCTCGATCTGGACGAGGCCGTCCAGAAGATCGTCCAGCGGCCGCTCCTGCATGCGGTCCGTGCCGGTCAGCACATATGTACCCCGTCCCAGTGCAACCAGGGCCGTCAACAGACGCATGGATGTGCCCGAGTTGCCGACGAATATCGGCTCCTCACTGGCATCGAAACGGCCGCCTTTTCCCTCGATCGACAAGCGCTCAAAGCCGCCCCGTATCGCCACCCCCAACTGCTTCAATGCCCGGACGGTGTATGTGGTGTCGTCACTCTCGAGGCAGTTGTCGATGATGCTGCAGCCGTCCGCCAGTGACGCCGCGATCAGCATCCGGTGCGAAAAGCTCTTGGATCCCGGCACCACGACCGTCTGCGGTCTGATCGGGCCTGTTTTTATCTCCACCGTGTTCACTGTTTCGTTGACCTCAGTCAAGCCGCTTCACGATTCGAGTCAGCTCTCCATAGCCCACATCCTGTACGAGCGCACCGCCCAGGCCATCGGCTAGCACAAACTTGATGCTGTCGCCCTGCCGCTTTTTATCTTTCATAAGGGCGTCCAGCACGGCGTCTTTGTCCATCTCTATCTTCACCGGAAGCTGCAGACTTTTCAGGAGAGCAACGATTCTGGCCTCATCCTCCCGGCTCAGCAATCCCCTTTCCACCGAAAGAGCCGCGGCGATCACCATACCGAGGCTGACCGCCTCGCCATGGCGCAGGCCGGTCGATTTTTCGATGGCGTGACCAAAGGTGTGACCGAAGTTGAGAATACGCCGCTCCCCCTTTTCTTTTTCGTCGCGCCCTACGACGCCTGCCTTGATGTCGACGGAGGCAACCACCAGATGCTGTAAAACGGCATCATCCAGAGCCAGGGCCCCGGCGCTGTTCCGTTCCAGGTACGCGAACATGTCGGCATCGGCAATAACGCCATGCTTGACGATTTCGGCAAACCCGCACGACACCTCGCCGGCAGGAAGCGTCCCGAGGAGGCTCGTGTCGCAAATCACGAACCGGGGCTGATTGAAAACCCCCACCATGTTTTTGTAGCCCCCGAAATTCACCCCTGTCTTGCCGCCGACGCTGGCATCCACCTGGGCCAGGAGGGTCGTGGAAACATAACCGAAGTCCACCCCCCGCAGATAAAGGGAGGCCGCCAGTCCCGCGATGTCGCAGACGATGCCCCCGCCGATGCCCACAATGAATGTCGAGCGGTCCGCATCCATCGCGATCAGTTGTTCGAAGATGTGCTCCACGGTGGCCATGGTTTTGACTTCTTCACCCACGCCGATGGTAATGCAGGCGGCGTCCTGTGGAAAACGCTTGGCATACAGGTCCCGAACGATGGTGTCGGTAATGACGGCCACACGCCGGCCCGCCGGCAGATACTGCCGCAGCTCGTCCAGAGACTCACCCACGTGGATGTCCGACCGACCGCTGATTCCCGCTATGGTCCGTGTTTTCACCATAGCGGTTCCTGAATGTTGTCCATGGTTTTGATGCCTTCGGGCGCTTCGTAGCTCATCATGTTGTGCCGCAGGCGCCCGAGCTTTTCATGGGCGTAGCGGATCAGCTTCTCAGTGGTTTCCCACGAAATACACTCATCGGTAATGGACACACCGTATTTCAATTGTGAAAAATCTCCGGAAAACTTCTGGTTGCCCTCGTGCAGGTGGCTCTCTAGCATCAGGCCGACGATGGCGTCGTTGCCGTGAACGTACTGATCGACAATGTTCTTCCAGACGATGGTCTGGCCCTGGTACTTTTTCTTGGAGTTGGCGTGCGAACAGTCCACCATGATCCCCTCGGGCAAATTTCTGCCGGCCAGCTCCAGGCGGGCCTCCTCGATGCTCAGGGCGTCGTAATTGGGCCGACGTCCTCCCCTCAATACGATGTGCCCCATCTGATTGCCGTTGGTTTTGACCACGCAGGTCTGCCCCTCCTGATCGATCCCCAGAAAACTCTGGGGCGCCCTGGCGGCCACCATGGCGTTGATAGCCGTGCTGAGGTTGCCGTCGGTTGCGTTTTTAAACCCCACGGCCATGGACAAACCGCTGGCCATTTCACGATGGGTCTGGGATTCGGTGGTGCGGGCCCCGATAGCGGCCCAGCTTACCAAATCGTCCACATACTGCGGCGTAATCGTCTCCAGCAGTTCGGTGGCAGCAGGCAGCCCCATCGTGTTGATCTGCAGGAGGAGTTTGCGCGCCCTGCGCAGTCCGGCCTGAATGTCGCAGCTGCCATCCATGTGGGGGTCGTTGATCATCCCTTTCCAGCCAACGGAAGTGCGCGGCTTTTCGAAATAGACGCGCATGACCACGAAGAGGGTCTTTTCCACCTTCTTGCGCAGCGCATTCAACCGCTCGGCGTATTCCAACGCCGATT
The Deltaproteobacteria bacterium genome window above contains:
- a CDS encoding aminodeoxychorismate/anthranilate synthase component II, with amino-acid sequence MIVMIDNYDSFTYNLVQYLEEIGAEINVFRNDAVDIPGLEALSPSGLVISPGPGRPDEAGISIDAIHAFTGKIPILGVCLGHQAIGRAFGGEIVSARNLMHGKTSSVTTDGLTIYDRIKSPFTAMRYHSLAISRASLPDVLQITAEADDGEIMGVRHKEHPTEGIQFHPESIMTSVGKRLLRNFYERTNGMLA
- a CDS encoding chorismate-binding protein, which encodes MQIRQFPEREKFCQQARHGNVVPVCAEILADTETPVSLLKKFYRQGKPIFLLESVEGGEKWGRYSFLGVSARCHLKVYRDTVTIQENGSTRTVEHGNDPLAVLKAYMAQFEPVTMPDLPRFWGGLVGYLTYEMVSFFEAIPNHEDADKPLAHFILPDELIIFDNIRHTLFCLVIGFPADDQDPGQVYAAAARRIEALLEEIGKPLPGNGGPEKRSDHKLAVHPEEGAYQPKVEAVKDHIRKGDIIQAVISQPFTCDNPPDPWSLYRAQRYVNPSPYLYFMHYDDMTLVGSSPETMVRLENGVATLRPIAGTRPRGETDRQDRLLADELLKDEKERAEHLMLVDLGRNDLGRVAETGSVQVTDLMIIERYSHVMHMVSNINCDLKRKHDAWDLLKATFPAGTLTGAPKVRAMEIIADMESCARGPYGGAVGYISFSGNLDMAITIRTACIQNGVLTVRAGAGIVADSDPERENQETINKAMAIQKALALVP
- a CDS encoding prephenate dehydrogenase/arogenate dehydrogenase family protein codes for the protein MIGIVGFGRFGRLTTRYLAEDFEVAVYDSGDNASAIEKSGAAAVSLEQACGEEILILSVPISVFGATLEKVRPLLRKDALVVDVCSVKLYPVELMQRLLPAGVSILATHPMFGPDSAADSLKGRKIVLCRERIDEARYLEIKAYLDGKGLFTIEATPDEHDRQISVSLALTHFIGRSLSEFGAQPLGIDTEGYQRLLHVLEVVENDTWQLFVDMHRYNPYTRRHRREMIEALHRLNSKLEKSMEESDA
- a CDS encoding pyridoxal phosphate-dependent aminotransferase, with the protein product MRFAERMSRIQASRTVQFTVLMQRLKKEGRRIISFAVGEPEYPTPPEIVRATCDALENGKTRYGAVQGNADLRSRLAERFEGYDGGNILLSNGSKQCLYSIFQTLCGPGDQVIIPRPYWVSFSEQIRLAGAIPVFVDTRAHQLDCEAIAAAVTDRTRIILINNPNNPTGAVYPREDVERVAELALRHDLYILSDEAYEYFTYDGRAFVSPYAIEAVRDRCVVVRSFSKSHCMTGFRVGYVAAPVAFIEALSTLQSHLSGNVCSFAQEGALAALKMDASFVEWMRSDLQRKRDIAYGYAGKLFTCIEPHGAFYLFADVSAHLSGGRTAEDLAAALLEEAGVAVVPGEAFGVQNHIRISYALPEEELVEGFERMAEAL
- the aroC gene encoding chorismate synthase, encoding MASTFGQVLRVTTFGESHGKGVGVVIDGCPAGMPLTEEDIQVQLDRRRPGQSRLTTDRGETDTVAILSGVENGRTLGVPVTLFVANKDQRPGDYQSLRTVPRPSHADYTYQVKYGTRSSSGGGRASARETIARVAAGAVAEKVIRQLCGIDILAWVSSVGSLDAPGFDWGTIGRADVDVHAVRCPHAETADAMAAMIMAAKDRGDSLGGVITCVCRNVPAGLGEPVFDKMEALLAHAMLSIPATKGFEIGSGFDGTRMRGSEHNDPFVRKGDRLGTQTNNSGGVQGGITNGEPIVFRVAFKPVATIGLAQKTVDFDGNETVLEARGRHDPCVLPRAVPIVEGMTALVLGDMLLMQKMRETAQHALR
- the aroA gene encoding 3-phosphoshikimate 1-carboxyvinyltransferase gives rise to the protein MTEVNETVNTVEIKTGPIRPQTVVVPGSKSFSHRMLIAASLADGCSIIDNCLESDDTTYTVRALKQLGVAIRGGFERLSIEGKGGRFDASEEPIFVGNSGTSMRLLTALVALGRGTYVLTGTDRMQERPLDDLLDGLVQIEVPARALKNNGCPPVEVRGGEGAGGPLRLRCGKSSQYLSAMLLIAPYLEKGVEIEVIEGPVSKPYIDMTIHVMEQFGVHVERSGHRYFKVTGRQSYRSGCYAVEPDGSQAGYFWAAAAVTGSAATVRGTRTDSLQGDIRLVRLLEAMGCRCTEERDGIRLQGGRLEAIDADMADMPDMVPTLAIVSAFARGTTRIRNVAHLRVKESDRLAAVADGLTRMGISAVCTADGLVVEGGNPHGAEIDTFDDHRIAMSFAVAGLAVPGVVIRDAHCVEKSFPNFWEVFSGLYV
- the aroB gene encoding 3-dehydroquinate synthase, whose protein sequence is MVKTRTIAGISGRSDIHVGESLDELRQYLPAGRRVAVITDTIVRDLYAKRFPQDAACITIGVGEEVKTMATVEHIFEQLIAMDADRSTFIVGIGGGIVCDIAGLAASLYLRGVDFGYVSTTLLAQVDASVGGKTGVNFGGYKNMVGVFNQPRFVICDTSLLGTLPAGEVSCGFAEIVKHGVIADADMFAYLERNSAGALALDDAVLQHLVVASVDIKAGVVGRDEKEKGERRILNFGHTFGHAIEKSTGLRHGEAVSLGMVIAAALSVERGLLSREDEARIVALLKSLQLPVKIEMDKDAVLDALMKDKKRQGDSIKFVLADGLGGALVQDVGYGELTRIVKRLD
- a CDS encoding 3-deoxy-7-phosphoheptulonate synthase — translated: MQQITDLRVGGYMPLVAPRTMKEELPMTATARETVISGRQGIEGILRGEDKRLLAIVGPCSIHDEESALEYAERLNALRKKVEKTLFVVMRVYFEKPRTSVGWKGMINDPHMDGSCDIQAGLRRARKLLLQINTMGLPAATELLETITPQYVDDLVSWAAIGARTTESQTHREMASGLSMAVGFKNATDGNLSTAINAMVAARAPQSFLGIDQEGQTCVVKTNGNQMGHIVLRGGRRPNYDALSIEEARLELAGRNLPEGIMVDCSHANSKKKYQGQTIVWKNIVDQYVHGNDAIVGLMLESHLHEGNQKFSGDFSQLKYGVSITDECISWETTEKLIRYAHEKLGRLRHNMMSYEAPEGIKTMDNIQEPLW